One segment of Toxoplasma gondii ME49 chromosome VI, whole genome shotgun sequence DNA contains the following:
- a CDS encoding MoaC family protein (encoded by transcript TGME49_240930), which yields MRGRSLRLSFLGSRPCLRSGEQGAQARRSHRTFGVPASVVWHANAGSLLSSPLRPLLLASTHRDACILKTRHSSDSAFYTEAKGRSSPLRGGKSDLEAHSRMTRNGGDTDAVRFESRAADEGQRVCAETSKKEEREDAACFSHFDPISGKPRMVNVSWKPPSVRTAEAEAQVCLSREVYVQLTKHRGEAASKCFRAAEDAALNNVAREPVCCAESRGVSEAQQPRAAFPAASHRPVSAKKGDVFAVAELAGIMAAKQTSSLIPLCHNVPVSAVEVSCVLSPADRLLSPPAPAAAELPEARRRSADAGEAQESDTRPDCVVTIRSRVESVGNTGVEMEALVAASVAALTVYDMCKCVDPGISIQRVRLLAKTGGTKSRKACPSEL from the coding sequence ATGCGCGGCAGATCGCTTCGGCTTTCGTTTCTGGGCTCGCGCCCTTGCCTCCGAAGCGGTGAGCAAGGCGCACAGGCGCGACGTTCACATCGGACTTTCGGCGTTCCAGCCAGTGTTGTCTGGCACGCAAATGCTGGGTCTTTGCTTTCGAGTCCGCTCCGACCTCTGCTGCTCGCgtcgacacacagagatgcGTGCATTCTGAAAACGCGTCACTCGTCCGATTCCGCTTTTTACACAGAAGCAAAAGGCAGGTCTTCACCGCTGAGAGGGGGGAAATCGGATCTCGAGGCGCATTCACGGATGACCAGAAatggaggagacacagacgcggTCCGTTTTGAGTCTCGTGCGGCAGACGAGGGGCAGCGAGTCTGTGCAGAAACcagcaagaaagaagaaagagaagacgcggcaTGCTTCTCACACTTCGACCCGATCTCCGGGAAACCGAGAATGGTCAACGTCTCCTGGAAGCCTCcaagtgtacgtacagccgaAGCTGAGGCCCAGGTGTGCCTCTCACGTGAGGTGTACGTCCAGCTGACCAAACACCGGGGCGAAGCGGCGAGCAAATGCTTCCGAGCGGCGGAAGACGCGGCTCTGAACAACGTTGCCCGTGAGCCTGTGTGTTGCGCAGAGTCGCGCGGCGTCTCAGAAGCCCAGCAGCCTCGAGCAGCTTTCCCTGCGGCGTCGCACCGGCCAGTTTCcgcaaagaaaggagacgttTTTGCAGTTGCGGAGTTAGCTGGAATTATGGcagcgaaacagacgagTTCCCTCATTCCTCTCTGCCACAATGTACCCGTCTCCGCTGTCGAGGTCTCGTGCGTCCTTTCGCCTGCCGACAGGCTGCTGTCGCCTCCAGCGCCGGCGGCTGCAGAGCTTCCCGAGGCCCGGCGGCGCAGCGCCGATGCGGGAGAGGCTCAGGAGAGCGACACGCGACCTGACTGCGTGGTGACGATTCGCAGTCGAGTAGAGTCGGTCGGAAACACAGGAGTTGAAATGGAGGCTTTGGTGGCGGCCTCTGTGGCTGCTCTAACTGTCTACGACATGTGCAAGTGTGTGGACCCAGGCATCTCTATCCAACGTGTGAGGCTGCTTGCGAAAACTGGAGGAACGAAGAGCCGCAAAGCGTGTCCTAGCGAACTTTGA
- a CDS encoding hypothetical protein (encoded by transcript TGME49_240940) produces the protein MPGRTQRGVLITDTATEAFDVSTEDLCPSGGLYSNKNLSASSSAKGGSGLGYEVDETRARRGLGGDRREAQSLPGRTAEVTRTERGAKSADWKGGNWGNEGKHEKDDCRGTAKQKWTKKQTEQPPACAEQSDWLWPVDRGNFVDSRRGSVWKKREKHTPE, from the coding sequence ATGCCCGGTCGGACCCAACGCGGCGTCCTAATTACAGACACCGCCACAGAGGCCTTCGACGTTTCGACCGAGGACCTCTGCCCCAGTGGTGGTTTGTACTCGAACAAAAATTtgtcggcttcttcttcggccaAGGGCGGCTCAGGGCTAGGCTATGAAGTTGACGAAACGCGCGCGAGGCGTGGACTCGGCGGAGATCGGCGGGAGGCACAGAGCCTGCCAGGGAGGACGGCCGAGGTGACCAGGACAGAACGAGGAGCGAAAAGCGCTGACTGGAAAGGAGGAAACTGGGGGAACGAGGGCAAgcacgagaaagacgactgCAGAGGGACTGCGAAGCAGAAGtggacgaagaaacagacggaACAGCCACCAGCGTGTGCAGAGCAGAGCGACTGGCTCTGGCCAGTGGACAGGGGAAACTTTGTTGACTCGCGAAGAGGGAGCgtctggaaaaaaagagagaagcacactccagagtga
- a CDS encoding hypothetical protein (encoded by transcript TGME49_240950): MFSLVSGLYQWLFSYDELRLLLVGLDGSGKTTFLEQLKARHSKRRGSALRPSSSPSLHAHQAAPADATLPAPEAAPAHRHDVDVTANSPSSPSSPSFSSFSSSSSSSSSSSCSPQSASPSCSSSFTPPSRSPPPLLPQVRPTTGFNLTRFVYERFQVTIWDLGGRETLRDIWKDYYADCDCVLFFVDAAALSREEEAAQVFQCMLDDLAASASQAGPRGEIDDPACSAHRTSDAAPPVLFVANKQDLSNAESGERLLSRFLFRGDRPADWPRTDAQEKRRTTVDAVRADDGPVQAFSHTAVKSESVDALLCAAVAAARATREVHREQATWTERPSKGQRPSAPVLHSQGRHTQRQSISSTQEEEQREEGEGGDREEESEGKGEREGKGEDRDEEREERAGDDREEGAGDDREEGSGDLVVTEDSSDKEGSGDSNGLYDIEEAQRNFEFFLASRLYACSPSSSRLSLQHGHGSPLGRRLLKHKL, encoded by the coding sequence ATGTTCAGTCTCGTCTCCGGCCTCTATCAGTGGCTGTTCTCCTACGACGaactgcgtcttctcctcgttggCCTGGACGGCAGTGGAAAGACGACTTTTCTGGAGCAACTGAAGGCGCGCCACTCCAAACGGAGAGGCTCTGCTCTCaggccttcctcgtctccctccctgcatgcgcatcaAGCTGCTCCTGCCGACGCGACCCTCCCGGCTCCCGAAGCTGCACCTGCACACAGGCACGATGTAGACGTGACGGCAaactctccttcttccccctcgtctccctctttctcttctttctcctcttcgtcttcttcctcttcttcctcttcttgctctccgcagtctgcgtctccctcttgctcttcctccttcaccccaccttcgcgttctcccccgcctctccttcctcaagTGCGTCCAACGACAGGCTTCAACCTGACGCGTTTCGTGTACGAGAGGTTCCAGGTGACGATTTGGGATCTGGGGGGTCGCGAGACGCTGAGGGACATCTGGAAAGACTACTACGCCGACTGTGACTGCgttctgttcttcgtcgATGCCGCAGCGCTCAGCCGCGAGGAGGAAGCCGCTCAAGTCTTTCAGTGCATGCTGGACGACCTTGCGGCCTCGGCGTCGCAGGCCGGGCCGCGAGGAGAGATCGACGACCCTGCCTGCTCCGCGCACCGGACGTCCGATGCGGCGCCGCCGGTCTTGTTTGTAGCCAACAAACAGGACTTGTCGAACGCAGAGTCGGGagagcgtctcctctcgcgcttcctcttccgcgGAGACCGACCGGCCGACTGGCCTCGAACGGACGcgcaggagaaacgcagaacgaCGGTGGACGCCGTCCGCGCCGACGACGGGCCAGTGCAGGCGTTCTCCCATACCGCCGTAAAGTCGGAGAGCGTCGACGCCCTGCTGTGCGCTGCTGTCGCCGCTGCTCGGGCAACGCGGGAGGTTCACAGAGAACAAGCGACGTGGACAGAGCGCCCGAGCAAAGGACAGCGGCCCTCGGCGCCTGTGCTACACAGCCAGGGTCGACACACCCAGAGGCAGTCGATCTCCTCaacgcaagaagaagaacagagagaagaaggcgaaggaggggacagagaggaagagagcgaaggtaaaggagagagagaaggtaaaggagaggacagagatgaggagagagaagaacgtgCAGGGgatgacagagaagaaggtgcaggggatgacagagaagaagggagtgGAGACTTGGTAGTGACAGAAGACAGCTCCGACAAGGAAGGCAGTGGAGATTCCAATGGTTTGTATGACATTGAAGAGGCACAAAGAAACTTTGagtttttcctcgcttctcgtctctaTGCATGTTCACCTTCatcttctcgcctgtctctgcaacATGGACATGGGTCACCGTTAGGCCGGCGCCTCTTGAAACACAAATTGTAG
- a CDS encoding AIG2 family protein (encoded by transcript TGME49_240960), with protein MEEDVEGTSVVLSLGCRSPLEEFFGENAGGLSAATRRISRSSLLASKLGDAASQNTACQTESSIIFDGEGSPRSDGDSTRGNSPPFRSSEDTLDKRFDQRARGEACASCEALSRSCGASCTPLRDEEEPDLACDATPLVVTLSPSSASAQVYRHLVFVYGTLKRGMPNHHIFTRIASEASLTDQKAECVLERKANCASQAASQAVGAAGSPDALRESLEEAAEGLDETESPRQVVYLFDAVTTEPYPLFMDANQRYRPCLFDARGLGQKVRGEVYAVTDEILQSLDTFERVPHHYRRRSIRVQVVPDSAPAGSPSEVSAHVYFNVHADVLARVLNLEGGAKRCEEKTRGCAAKGDAAEEVTYIHNYDSSHAQLYVPRFKPPDDCSTLCLPSAKGIFRTATGIGSLSEVYPANADIRRSRTLPSLPTPE; from the exons ATGGAAGAGGATGTCGAGGGAACGTCGgtagttctctctctgggttGTCGGAGTCCGTTGGAAGAGTTTTTCGGCGAGAACGCTGGCGGTTTGAGTGCGGCGACCCGCCGCATTTCgcgctcttcgctgctggcGTCGAAACTCGGCGACGCGGCTTCTCAGAATACTGCTTGCCAGACAGAGTCTTCCATCATCTTCGACGGAGAGGGATCGCCTCGGTCAGACGGCGACTCGACCCGGGGGAACAGTCCGCCGTTCCGGTCTTCAGAAGACACGCTAGACAAAAGATTCGACCAGCGCGCGCGCGGTGAAGCCTGCGCGTCGTGTGAAGCTCTGTCCCGATCTTGCGGAGCGTCTTGCACACCGTTgcgcgacgaggaagaaccgGATCTCGCGTGTGACGCGACGCCGCTCGTGGTGACCTTGTCGCCGTCGAGCGCCTCGgctcaggtgtacagacacctcgtGTTCGTGTACGGGACGCTGAAGCGCGGAATGCCGAATCACCATATCTTCACCCGCATCGCAAGCGAGGCGTCGCTGACCGACCAGAAGGCGGAATGTGTgttggagagaaaggcgaactGCGCAAGTCAAGCCGCAAGTCAAGCTGTGGGCGCTGCCGGGTCTCCGGACGCGCTCCGCGAGTCTTTagaggaggcggcggaagGTCTGGACGAAACGGAGTCTCCCAGACAAGTCGTGTACCTCTTCGACGCAGTGACCACGGAGCCGTATCCTCTGTTTATGGATGCGAACCAGCGATACCGGCCTTGTCTGTTCGATGCTCGCGGCCTCGGGCAGAAAGTTCGGGGAGAAGTCTACGCCGTGACAGACGAGAttctccagtctctcgaCACCTTCGAACGAGTTCCCCACCACTACAGGCGACGCTCCATTCGCGTCCAG GTGGTGCCGGACTCTGCTCCCGCAGGCTCGCCGAGCGAAGTTTCTGCCCATGTTTACTTCAACGTCCACGCGGACGTTCTCGCGAGGGTGTTGAACCTGGAAGGAGGCGCGAAGCGGTgtgaggaaaaaacgcgaggcTGCGCAGCGAAGGGTGACGCAGCCGAGGAGGTGACTTACATTCACAACTACGACTCGTCGCATGCACAGCTCTACGTCCCGCGCTTCAAGCCTCCAGACGACTGTTCAACGCTGTGCCTTCCATCTGCCAAG GGGATCTTCCGCACCGCAACGGGCATCGGTTCTCTGTCGGAAGTCTACCCAGCGAACGCCGACATTCGCAGATCGAGAACGCTGCCGAGTCTGCCGACACCAGAGTAG